A single genomic interval of Drosophila virilis strain 15010-1051.87 chromosome 2, Dvir_AGI_RSII-ME, whole genome shotgun sequence harbors:
- the Art3 gene encoding protein arginine N-methyltransferase 1 isoform X1, whose product MKNTDQKEFPPTANESTEPSSDEEAYDDIEDDEEMGENEGEPTTCLFCTQVFPSIDLAIEHLNSEHKVNLSQLKQKFQMDQYAFIKLINYIRGGQVSAEQLLLTEQPQWNDEKYLKPGEYEPWLCYDYDALKTDETEITDSVPALKQRIAEQSKLLQQASEDMERMRNDYKALLQKVHSDVEAGGKALPSTSNGIVRNAPTLDKEYFNSYSHFGIHYEMLSDKVRTSSYRAALMQNQRYLHGKSVLDVGCGTGILSIFASQAGAETVVGIDNSEIVYTAMDIVRKNNVKNVKLVKGRLEDTVLPEDKYDVIISEWMGYFLLYEAMLDTIIYARENHLKPSGKILPNRCTLHLLGINEALHEQHVEFWSDVYGVNMSDLRKRSIEEPLMEVVNPEHILTESEQIANFDMMTVDLNYSSFTHEFHLKCTQTGKLAAFVGYFDTFFELDSQITFSTSPAETPTHWKQTVFFIDQPQTVQKDQVISGKISSRRHQGDVRALHVDIEAFGKHYKYSVD is encoded by the exons atgaaaaacaCAGATCAGAAAG AATTTCCACCGACAGCAAACGAGTCCACCGAGCCCAGCTCCGATGAAGAGGCATACGACGACATTGAGGATGATGAAGAAATGGGTGAGAACGAGGGAGAGCCAAcaacttgtttgttttgcacGCAAGTTTTTCCCAGTATTGATCTGGCCATCGAGCATTTAAACAGTGAACACAAAGTAAATTTGTCGCAGCTCAAGCAGAAATTCCAAATGGATCAGTATGCTTTTATTAAACTGATAAATTACATACGTGGAGGTCAAGTCAGTGCAGAGCAGCTGCTACTAACAGAGCAGCCACAGTGGAATGATGAAAAGTATCTAAAACCCGGAGAATACGAGCCATGGCTGTGCTATGACTACGACGCGCTCAAGACTGACGAAACGGAGATAACTGATAGCGTTCCGGCGCTGAAGCAACGCATCGCTGAGCAAAGCAAACTACTACAGCAGGCCAGTGAGGATATGGAAAGGATGCGCAACGACTATAAAGCACTTCTACAAAAGGTGCACAGCGATGTGGAGGCCGGCGGAAAGGCATTGCCATCAACCAGCAATGGCATTGTGCGCAACGCTCCAACGCTCGATAAAGAATACTTCAATAGTTATTCCCACTTTGGAATACATTACGAAATGCTCAGCGATAAG GTACGCACAAGCAGCTACCGTGCAGCTCTAATGCAAAATCAGAGATATTTGCATGGCAAGTCGGTGCTAGATGTGGGTTGTGGCACAGGTATACTTTCTATATTTGCATCTCAAGCGGGCGCCGAGACCGTCGTGGGCATTGACAACTCGGAGATCGTCTATACCGCCATGGACATTGTCAG GaaaaacaatgttaaaaatgtaaaGTTAGTAAAGGGAAGACTGGAGGACACTGTACTGCCAGAGGACAAATACGATGTCATCATATCCGAATGGATGGGCTATTTTCTGCTATACGAGGCTATGCTCGACACAATTATCTATGCCCGCGAAAATCATTTGAAGCCCAGTGGTAAAATTCTGCCCAATCGCTGTACGCTCCATTTGCTGGGTATAAATGAGGCGCTGCATGAGCAACACGTTGAGTTCTGGTCGGACGTTTACGGGGTTAATATGAGTGATTTGCGCAAGCGCAGCATTGAGGAGCCCCTGATGGAGGTGGTCAATCCTGAGCACATACTCACAGAGAGCGAGCAAATTGCTAATTTTGATATGATGACCGTGGATCTTAACTATTCGAGTTTTACGCATGAATTCCATTTAAAGTGCACGCAAACGGGTAAATTGGCTGCCTTTGTGGGTTACTTTGACACGTTCTTTGAACTAGACAGCCAAATCACGTTCAGTACATCGCCAGCCGAGACGCCCACGCACTGGAAACAGACGGTCTTTTTCATAGACCAGCCACAAACGGTGCAAAAGGATCAGGTGATAAGCGGCAAGATCAGCTCCCGGCGCCACCAGGGCGATGTGCGTGCACTGCATGTGGATATCGAGGCCTTTGGCAAGCATTATAAGTACTCGGTGGATTAG
- the Art3 gene encoding protein arginine N-methyltransferase 1 isoform X2 yields MKNTDQKANESTEPSSDEEAYDDIEDDEEMGENEGEPTTCLFCTQVFPSIDLAIEHLNSEHKVNLSQLKQKFQMDQYAFIKLINYIRGGQVSAEQLLLTEQPQWNDEKYLKPGEYEPWLCYDYDALKTDETEITDSVPALKQRIAEQSKLLQQASEDMERMRNDYKALLQKVHSDVEAGGKALPSTSNGIVRNAPTLDKEYFNSYSHFGIHYEMLSDKVRTSSYRAALMQNQRYLHGKSVLDVGCGTGILSIFASQAGAETVVGIDNSEIVYTAMDIVRKNNVKNVKLVKGRLEDTVLPEDKYDVIISEWMGYFLLYEAMLDTIIYARENHLKPSGKILPNRCTLHLLGINEALHEQHVEFWSDVYGVNMSDLRKRSIEEPLMEVVNPEHILTESEQIANFDMMTVDLNYSSFTHEFHLKCTQTGKLAAFVGYFDTFFELDSQITFSTSPAETPTHWKQTVFFIDQPQTVQKDQVISGKISSRRHQGDVRALHVDIEAFGKHYKYSVD; encoded by the exons atgaaaaacaCAGATCAGAAAG CAAACGAGTCCACCGAGCCCAGCTCCGATGAAGAGGCATACGACGACATTGAGGATGATGAAGAAATGGGTGAGAACGAGGGAGAGCCAAcaacttgtttgttttgcacGCAAGTTTTTCCCAGTATTGATCTGGCCATCGAGCATTTAAACAGTGAACACAAAGTAAATTTGTCGCAGCTCAAGCAGAAATTCCAAATGGATCAGTATGCTTTTATTAAACTGATAAATTACATACGTGGAGGTCAAGTCAGTGCAGAGCAGCTGCTACTAACAGAGCAGCCACAGTGGAATGATGAAAAGTATCTAAAACCCGGAGAATACGAGCCATGGCTGTGCTATGACTACGACGCGCTCAAGACTGACGAAACGGAGATAACTGATAGCGTTCCGGCGCTGAAGCAACGCATCGCTGAGCAAAGCAAACTACTACAGCAGGCCAGTGAGGATATGGAAAGGATGCGCAACGACTATAAAGCACTTCTACAAAAGGTGCACAGCGATGTGGAGGCCGGCGGAAAGGCATTGCCATCAACCAGCAATGGCATTGTGCGCAACGCTCCAACGCTCGATAAAGAATACTTCAATAGTTATTCCCACTTTGGAATACATTACGAAATGCTCAGCGATAAG GTACGCACAAGCAGCTACCGTGCAGCTCTAATGCAAAATCAGAGATATTTGCATGGCAAGTCGGTGCTAGATGTGGGTTGTGGCACAGGTATACTTTCTATATTTGCATCTCAAGCGGGCGCCGAGACCGTCGTGGGCATTGACAACTCGGAGATCGTCTATACCGCCATGGACATTGTCAG GaaaaacaatgttaaaaatgtaaaGTTAGTAAAGGGAAGACTGGAGGACACTGTACTGCCAGAGGACAAATACGATGTCATCATATCCGAATGGATGGGCTATTTTCTGCTATACGAGGCTATGCTCGACACAATTATCTATGCCCGCGAAAATCATTTGAAGCCCAGTGGTAAAATTCTGCCCAATCGCTGTACGCTCCATTTGCTGGGTATAAATGAGGCGCTGCATGAGCAACACGTTGAGTTCTGGTCGGACGTTTACGGGGTTAATATGAGTGATTTGCGCAAGCGCAGCATTGAGGAGCCCCTGATGGAGGTGGTCAATCCTGAGCACATACTCACAGAGAGCGAGCAAATTGCTAATTTTGATATGATGACCGTGGATCTTAACTATTCGAGTTTTACGCATGAATTCCATTTAAAGTGCACGCAAACGGGTAAATTGGCTGCCTTTGTGGGTTACTTTGACACGTTCTTTGAACTAGACAGCCAAATCACGTTCAGTACATCGCCAGCCGAGACGCCCACGCACTGGAAACAGACGGTCTTTTTCATAGACCAGCCACAAACGGTGCAAAAGGATCAGGTGATAAGCGGCAAGATCAGCTCCCGGCGCCACCAGGGCGATGTGCGTGCACTGCATGTGGATATCGAGGCCTTTGGCAAGCATTATAAGTACTCGGTGGATTAG
- the mRpS10 gene encoding small ribosomal subunit protein uS10m, which yields MLQLLKTLRLRQPARFASALSNTAAATLPGTEATPPAIVGEPDKLYSKLEIELRGIDPAVLKSYTWFATTAAEHLGIELGKCWSPRKAHHERMTLLKSVHIYKKHRVQYEIRTHFRYMNFHKLTGSTLDTFLEYIERNLPEGVALQASKTELQQIPEHLRQPPEQV from the exons ATGCTTCAG CTACTTAAGACATTACGACTGAGGCAGCCAGCGCGCTTTGCCTCCGCTCTGAGCAatacagcagctgcaactttACCAGGCACCGAAGCTACGCCTCCTGCCATTGTGGGCGAGCCTGATAAACTTTACAGTAAGTTGGAAATCGAGCTGCGAGGCATAGATCCGGCGGTGCTGAAGAGTTACACCTGGTTTGCTACAACCGCTGCTGAGCATTTGGGCATTGAGTTAGGCAAGTG CTGGTCGCCTCGGAAGGCACACCACGAACGCATGACCCTGCTTAAGTCGGTGCACATTTACAAGAAGCATCGCGTCCAATATGAGATACGCACACATTTTCGCTACATGAACTTTCACAAGCTGACGGGCTCAACGCTGGACACATTCTTAGAGTACATTGAACGCAATCTGCCCGAAGGCGTGGCGCTGCAAGCGTCTAAAACGGAGCTGCAGCAGATTCCCGAGCACTTGCGACAGCCACCAGAACAAGTTTAG